The sequence TAAAGACCAAAATGGCAAGTTATAAGTGGGTGGCAGAGAAGACAATTCCTTTTCTAAAAAAGGATCCAAATATTGGTGCAAAGAAGTTGATGGAGGACTTACAAACCAAGTACAATGTCACTTTAGGATACCATACTGTGTACAGAGGTATGGTCATGGCTAAAGATAAAATTTTTGGTACATGGGAAGAGAGTTTTGCATACTTGTTTAACTTCAAGGCTGAGGTTGAGCTGAAAATGCCTGGAAGTGTTGTGGAGATAGATGTACAAGAGAATACTGATGGGGTTTattttcatagatttttttGTGCATTTAAACCTTCGATTGATGGTTTCATAAATGGATGCCGGCCATACTTGAATATAGACTCCACAGCCCTTAATGGGAGTTGGAATGGTCAGCTAGCTTCTGCTATATCCATAGATGGACACAACTGGATGTTTCCGGTTGCATTTGGTTTTTTTCAAAGTGAGACCACTGACAATTGGACTTGGTTTATGCAACAGCTTCATAAGGCCATTGGAAAACAGTCACACTTAGCAATCAGCTCGGATGCTTGTAAGGGGCTAGAGAATGCTGTGAAAAGTGTATTTAGTACAGCAGAGCATAGAGAATGCTTTTTGCACTTGATGCAGAATTTCATCAAGAAATTTCATGGTCCAGTGTTTGGGAACATGTACCCTGTAGCTAGGTCTTACATGACAGATAAATATGAGTATTACATGAATAAAATTCATGAGGCAAATTCAGATGTGAAGCCATATCTAGAAACTTATCACAACCTACTTTGGATGAGGAGTAAGTTCTCAGAAAAGATAAAATgtgacttcatcaccaacaatCTGGCAGAGTCATGGAACAAATGGATCAAGGATATGAAGGATCGTCCTATTGCAGATCTCGCAGATGGCATCAGAGCAAAGACAATGGATCTATTTGCGAGACGGAGGAAAATAGGTGAGCAACTAGATGGTGTTATGCTCCCTATTGTAGTTCGTCAACTGAATGCAATGACTAGAGATTTGGGTCACTTGAAGGTAGTGCAAGGTAATAGGGACCTAGCAGAAGTGACTGAGATTACTCTTGAACATGATATTAGTAGGCATGCTGTCAATCTTACAGAACATACATGCACTTGTAGAGAGTGGCAAGTTTCTGGCAAACCATGCCCACATGCATTAGCTCTCATAATATCAGCTAGAAACCCAAGAATGGCTGATTACCTGGATCCTTGCTATTCAGTGGAAAAGTATAAGCTGGCATATGCAGGTGTTATTCATCCACTTCCAGATAAGTCCCAATGGCCAAAAGTCAATATTGGTTTCAAGTTGCTGCCACCTCTCACTAAGAGGGACGTAGGGAGGCAAAGAAAGAATAGGATAGTTGGGTGCCTTAAGAAAGGAAGCAAGCCTAGGACCAAAGGAAAGTGGCAGGTTCAATGTAAGAAGTGTCTTAACATGGGCCATAGACAAACATCCTCAAAATGTCCATTAAATGgtaccaagaaaaaaaaggtagccACATACATTTACTTCTTCTAGCATATTGTACATTAATCTTTATAAATCATTTAACttgttttacatttttttaggaaaagTCGTGCCAAACAAGGAAGACCACTAGGTTCAACTAGTGATGCAGTGGGTTCTAGCACACCTAAAAGATGCAATCAATGATTCCAGCAATGCGAGTCCTGGGCCTGTCACTAGAAGGTATGATTTTTCTTTAGTTCAATGGTATGATTGATTCTCGAAATTTTACTAACACTCAGTTCATTGAAGGCAATTGGCATTGACTAATGTTGTTGGAGAAGGATTGAGTCAAATGGCAACCCCTTCGAGGCCTACTAGAGCTGCAAGGAAGATCACtccaaagaaagagaaaaaatgaATGCTTTTCTAAATATAATATTTAGTGTTGTGGATGCTTTTGTAATGTGAAACATGGGACACAGCTGGTTGGTTTCATTTTGTTCTCTGAACTTGTCAAATGGTTATGTAATCTGGATGATGTTCTTAAGTTTGCTATTGAACTTGTTAGTTCTCAAATGGTTATATATGCATTATGGGTACATGCTGCCATTTTTTTATCTGTGACCAAATTATGGGTACTTTCTTGACTTGTCAAATGCTGTACAAATTGCAAGGTACatgttgccaaaatttaggGTACatgctgtcaaaattttgcttacaagctgtcaaaattttggcatccGGAGCAACAGTTcatgtatacacatatatacaatacATGCAACAATATATGCAACAGTTATATGCCACTATCCTGCTCAGAGAAGAGGAACAGCAGGGCAGCAGGATGCCATTTTGTTCTCTCCGGCGATAAAATTTTGCTTACAGCAGCAGACAGACTCACGGCAGCCGGCGCGCGACAGGACGCTCTGCCTCCCCGTTCCCGATCCCCTTCTCTCGATCCCCCTATCTCTTTTACCTGGCAGGTGAGACCAGGGGTAAAACTGTcccaaaaaagaagagaaaaacagaaaacgaaaaagaaaaaaaaaagtgacggGAAGGAGAGAAAGCGGTATGAAATCGCACTCCTAGTGGTGTattagagtaagtttaatagtatagccaactactagctccaattcatctatatccaatctaatagcttattcatacaatagttacatgctacactattaatacctggtcccatctatcatacacacactgcgtcttggagtccgtgctacagctggctataaatctatagcccgctactcttctctcttctcatttatcCCTTTAAaacctactattgtacctgctcttagagaaGGCACGCGGATTGAATGGTAAGTTTGCAAAGGCGCGCGTATTTAGTGGCTTATTGTCAAAAATCTCGCATCCACTGCGTCGCGGCTGCCTGCTTTGGTCAACTGCCCACTTCGACCACCGAGAGCTACTCGAGGAATGGTCGGGCCGGAGCTGACGGTCGGCGGGTGGTTCGCCGGCGCCGTGATCTCCAACTTGGTGGCGAAGGTGCGGTCCGCCATGGAGCACCACGCCGCCCtccgggccgccgccggcgacatgcTGTACGGCGTGGAGGCCGCGCTCCCCCGGATCAGGATCCTCGTCGAGGCGACCGAGCGCAGGGCCATCTCCAGGGCCAGCTTCGCCGCGTGGCTGCAGCAGTTCAaggacgccgtcgccgaggccgaGGACCTGCTCGACGACCTCGAGACGCGGAGGATCCGGGCGGCGCTCAGGGCCAGGGGCAAGGTCGGCTCCGCCACGTCCCTCGCGCTCAGGTTCCTCAGGAACCTCGTCCTCTCCGATGGGGATCTCCAGAGGCTCAAGAACGTCCTGGCCAAGCTGAACAGGATCACCACCGACGCGACCGGCTTCCACGACATACTGAAactggccgacgacgacgtggggGCGATGCGATCGGTCCTTCCGGTGCCAGCCACCCCGCCGGCGGTCATCGGCCGGgacgaggagcagcagcagcttctgaAGATGATTTTACGCCCCGGCGCACCGCCGTATCCTCAGGATGGAGCTGAATCCTGCTCTGGTGTTTCTGTCATATCAGTTGTGGGAGCAGCTGGTGTGGGCAAAACCACTCTTGCTCAGCTGATTTACAGTGATCCAAACGTCAAGGAGGCTTTCCTGTTGAGGGGATGGGTGTTTACCTCTCGTAGCTGCAGTCGAACGGGTCTCGAACAAGATATCATCGAGTCTTTTGCGTCGGAGCAAGAGGAAAATCTGCAAAGAAAGTCGGTTTCATCAGAAAGCAGTTTGATTGATGTCGTACGAAACAAGAAGTTCTTCCTAGTCCTAGATGATGTGCAGCATAATCTGCACAGCCAATGGGATTCCCTAAGGTCGACACTGGCAAGAGGAGCAAATGGCAGTGTTGTATTGCTAGTATGTCAATCGAAAGAAGTTGCAAATAGTTTGGGAGCGACAGCTCAGGTTCCAATGGGTTACCTGCCATCTCCAGTGCTCTGGAGAGTATTTGAGCACCATGCATTTGGGAATCAGAAAAGAGCTTCCCTCGAGTCAATTGGTAAAAAGGtgctccaaaacttgcatggatTGCCTTTGCTGGCAGAAGCAATTGGAAGGCTTCTGAGACAAAGATTAGATAAGGCGCATTGGCAAAAAATTTCCTCGAGTCCCTGGTGGCTCTTTTCTGAAGATGAAGACAATGTTGCGCTACCTTCAGTGGCAATTATGTGTGAGCATCTATGTGATCATCTTAGAAAGTGTTTGTGCTATTGTTCAATATTCCCATCTGGTTATTTGTTTGAAAAGAATATGTTGATTCACATGTGGATAGCTAGTTTCATGCAACAACATGACGGGATTGGGATGAAAGAAATGGAAAAGGAATGGTTTGATGAGCTTTTCCGCCGATCATTCTTTCAGCCCACAATCTGGAAAAATAGGTACATCATGCCTGATATGATTAGAAAGCCATTATGTTCCATTGTTGGAAAAGAATGCCATGCTGCTAGTGAGTTGGGAGAACAGAAAAGACGGCTCCAAGATTACCGCCACCTAGCCATCAGTTTTCCTGATTTTAATGTGCACCTAGACTTGAGAAAGGACAACAAGTTGCGGACCATTTTGCTTTTTGATGGTCGCAAAACAATCAAACCACACGAAGCATTTGCTAATATTCTGTCACACCTAAGTGGCCTGCGAGTATTAGATTTCTCTTACAGTGAAGCTAAATTGGAGAAGGTTCCTGATTTCATTTACAAATTCACACACCTAAGGTTTCTGGATCTCTCCTTTACTGGGATGACAGTACTTCCAGACTCCCTCTGTAAGCTGCACCTACTACAAGTTCTTGGATTACGAGGATGTCGGTTCAAGGAGTTACCTAGAGCTATAAATGAGTTAGTGAACCTCCGGTTCTTATATGCAGAAGCTCACACGGTTTCCTTGATATACAAGATAGGGAAGCTTACTAATCTCCAAGGGTTAGATGAATTTCTTGTTGGTAGAATGGATGGGCACAAAATAACAGAACTAAAGAACCTGAATGAAATCAGTGGACAACTATGTATTGGAAATCTGGACAAAGTAGCAAGCACAGATGTAGTGAGTGATGCTGAATTATTCAAAAAAAGGCACTTAAAGAAGTTGGTATTCAGATGGGGGTTGACAGCATGCAAACCATTAGCCGAAGCTGATGGTTTCATGAGAACTCTTGCTGGCTTAAAACCAAATACAAATCTTGAAGAACTGAAAATTCAGTGCTACATGGGAGTTGGATTTCCATCATGGATGGCGGTTAAGCTAGCACAGGCCTTAGAGTTTAAGCTATCTCTCCACAACTCATCTCATTTCTCTCCAATTCACCATTGCGTCCTCAACTACCAGCTAATCTTCTTTGCCTGATGCGCCATCCGAACTGCGAGTTGAAGACCTCATTTGCCACTTGTTTTAGCAGTTGTGCTCCCCATTGCAACCTTCCTTGTCTTTCCCCCGAATTCTGCAAAACAGCCCAATCCGACAAAAAGGAACAAGCATTATATATAATGTCAGTTGGGTTATTTGGTAAGATTTGATCAAAACAAGCCTTATTTCTTGCTTTCCAAATGGCCCAAATTATAGCAGCCACACCAACTAGCATTAGTTGTTTTGTAATTTGTCACAAGGTTGAATCCAGGAACTTAAAGCATGTCTCAAGTCTTTAATCTGATTCATACCAAAAGCACAAATCACAACATTCCAAGTGAATCTAACTAAGGGACGgtcaaaaaataaatgttgaatTGTTTCTTCTGACGAGCATATTACTGTTGATTTATTGCCTAGATGCATAGATTAGTGAATTTGCCCACATCTGGCTTCACATCTCTTAACAATCAGTTCGAACATCTGCAGGAGGTGGAAGATAATGTGTTCCATTGTTTTGAGCAGGGCAGTAACatcgtttgaattttttttattttctctttcctCTGCAATTTGCTAACTACAATTTACCATGAAAAAGATCCAGTTCACCAGCATGAACAAGGAAAATCCGGAAATTCCAACAACATTCAACCCTGACCCACAAAGAAGGGTGCACTGGCGAAACATGAGATGCGCAAAGAGCGTGGCGTACCTCAGCCTTTCGGCGTTCGTCATGTCAGGGAGAGCCGTGgcctcagccgccgccaccgccagcccgCCCGTCGGAGTCCAATTCACCTTCACGTCTGAGCATTCGGAATGGTCGATCCTCAGCCCACGCAAAACCTGCCATCCAACAGGCAAGGTTAAATGGAAAGGGAGGCGAGAGCATTTCGTCGAGCGATTGGTGGGCACGGCTCACCTGCCGCGTCGGAGGCCGGAGGCAACCGCAAGGAAGTGGAGCCGTGCCACTGCCCACCCCGACGCTTGCGCCGAGTGCACCTACCCACGCGCCGTCGGACTACCGAAGTAAGCCGCCCGCCATCCACCGGACGACTCCTCGCTCCatcccgccatcgccgccttttAGAAGAGAGTCCCGGTGTTCTCTGCCAGTAGAAATCTAAATTTATATCTAGTTTTATTTAGGATACCACCTATTAATAATAGAAATATGAAAGGGCATAACtgttaaataaaatatgaacgTGGAAAGCTAAATTCGTACTACTCTTTTGAAAACTAGCAATGCACAAGTAAGGATCTTCTACCATAATGTTATTATCATTACAGTCATTGATATGTGGGTCATATTCTTTTATTGTTCTACACGTCAGTTTCTGTAATGATAATACCATTATATTAGAGGATGTGAATCCACAATGTGTACGTCATGAACACCACCCACTCCTCTCGATCGgagccgtcgtcaccgccgccgacgccatccaTTCCTTCCCAATCTCCAATTGCAGTCGCCGCCTCGTTGCTTCGTTTCCTCCGGACAAGGGCCATGGAATTGgccggcgcatcgccaccctcctGGTCTAGTGGTCTTGGTCAGAGTTCTGAGGTTTTCTTGTCACGCATGTGTTAGCTCCTAGCTAACCTGCAAATTAGAATTCCACTGGCCTCCTCATCCGCCGTCGTCCCGCCTCTGGGCCGAACGCGAATTACGCACAAGCATGCGTTGTGTGCGTCCGTGTACATGCATGGTACTAGGATAGATCTGGTAAAATCTCCTACCAGAAGAAATGACCATTGTCAGGTGCAGGAGAAGCACAGCCAACCACAGGTCATGTTCAGAACTATCTCATTTTGCAAGCTGAAACATGAAAATTGAGGTTGAACAAGCATCTCGCTTACAAATCATACCATTGAACTTGCACAATAACATAGACTACAAACAAAGTACTAACTGATAGCAGGTACTAAACTACTATTCTATTAACTGATAATACATTATCTAAAGAAAAGTAACTGATAATAATCTAGACCACGAACGACTGAGGTGGTGTTTAGATACagagactaaactttagtctatatcacattgaatatttggacattaatttggagtattaaacatagactacttacaaaactaatctattatatactaaaaatgcattaaacttcctataaacgctctcaagccgccacgtggcacttctacaaacgctcctaggccgccacgtggcaatgtctaatctcaccgtcgattttcacttaaatcggtggacccgattatttagaccattagattaaattagatgtatttgatttaaaaagaaactaataccTTACTATTcaccggaaaaagaaaacaaattaaactgatttTAGTCCTCCCCTGTACCCCGCGCGGACATATGCATCCATccctgtatatatgtatgtacaggTAACGTACTAACGTACATACGTAAGAATAGAAAACAATGAATCTTACCTTAcattagatgtattttatttaaaaagaaactcATACCTTACTTcaccggaaaaagaaaacaaagacaCTTACTTcacggaaaaagaaaacaaaaacacgaGTACTccatatgtacgtacatacgtaaGAATTAAAAAACAATGAATATATTACCTATTgtttatttaaagaaaaaaactatgCACGGActtactgtaaaaaaaaacaaagaaaaaacatacgTGTGTAGTACCATAAAAAATCGATTATCTTTAAAATAGagttttctaatatttaaagAAAATCTATTACTATATAAATTTAGGCAAATATCACTGCcgatttttaattaaattggtGAACCAAATAGTTTAAACcattagatatattttattttaaaaactaataactTATTACTCTATGTACGTATACGGGAGAACTATATAACAATTAggctagaaaaagaaaaaaaacataagtaatcCCTAAGTACATACGacttggaaaaataaataaaacttaaCCGCTATCCATCGAAAGTTCGGAACAAAGAAAAATCTACTCACGGTGGTCTTTTGaaatagtattttcaaaatcctttactataaaaacaaaaaaacaaaaaaaaagtgtatcaTTCGAAAAAGATCGATGGTCTTTTGAAATAGCATTATCTactatttaaagataaatatattactctacaaatTTACGTAAATATACGTAGTTAAACTAAATctatattataaatatgaaatatcccATCAATGATCTTTGTTCGTTCGATCTTAACATACAAGgctgatatatataataattaatgttttgataatttcttatttcacatcatattttagggtgtcaaatatcactcGACAAATATACAAtactaatttaaatttacatttgtgaaaatgaaaacaacacaatttagttgTTTCATTTTACACCGTTAGATTAATTGTTTCTCCTATATACAGATATATGAGAAATATATAACTGTTGACCGAAAAAAGTACTCCGTACTTACATAtggttgaaaaaaataataatgcttATATTGTTTGCCGGAATAACATAAAACGTATTTATGATAAAGCCCAAAAAATGGgcagtccttaaaaaaaatttctacaatttaaagataaaaatataataatcttcaaatttacacaaatgtaaatataaaatatccaatcaatgctTTTAAGTTttctatcttttaaattattttaaaattatatatccaatttgtgatccggttgtattcctttaaataaataaactactaATATCTATAGCcataaatacatcacaaatatggAGCTGGcatgtaataattaatgttatcataataatttcacatcatattttaggtgTGAATAACACTTGACAAATATACAACACTAATTtaaatgtacatatgtattctcCAAATTACTAAAGGTGTCTCATGTGATTAGAAACAATAGATGTGGAAAACAAACCGGACACCGAACGAACATGCACTACAGTATacatatttgtcaaaatataatacggtactttggagattatcgtggtAATATTTAGAAAATCACTGTCTTGGTTACGTATAAATTCTTCTAttgttttgggataaaatttacCTCCTTCGATTTATGTGACAGGGGgaatataagtaatataagtCTATCTTTGATCAGATGAAGAAGTATCattagttatatttttaatagaaaatatatttcattaatatataataaaattaaaatgttacCTAAAGTCATCTATAgcatacaaaacaaaaaatgttatataaaatttggaaactccaaaaattttaaaaaaaatcacacacaaTATAAATAGATATGAACTAACTCTATTATTGGgacatattttttctaataaatttgaGGATATACAGGTTCAAGTAATACGCCCAACAGTTATTAATGAACATACgtttaaaatagagtaaaacaatatttcaaaaatatcattTACACATAAACattcataataataaaatttcaaacaagaTTAAACAACATGCTCACGcgtatgcgcgggctaccttcctatttacataaatgagagctaattcgtgtgataaattttttaagcctaattaatctataattagcacatatttactgtagtattacatatgctaattatggattaattaatctcaatagatttgtctcgtgaattagttcAGAgttatgaaataagtttttattaatagtctatgtttaatactctaattagtgtcaaacatccgaaAACTAAAAATCTGATCCAAACAGCCCCTGAATATTCTCGAACTAGCTTTGCACTAACACTGGGAAGCCAACGCTGAGGCAGACGTCAGGTGGGACGCCGAGACGGGGAGTCCTCACCGTTGCCGTGGTGACGATGTCGCCGTCCACTATGCCCCGCCGCAGGGCCTCCGCCGCAGTCATCTTATCGCGATGTCCTTCGCCTCGTCCGCATCCTCGCCACTGGCCTCCTCCGCGATCGGCTGACTACCACTGTCGTACCAAGCACAGCCTTACCGCCTGCTAGCTACATGCGCGGGCCTGGCCGCCTCGactggcccaaccagcccaatCCCTTCGGCTCTCCGTCGACTACCTCTCCGCGCTTTTGTTCAACTCCCTCGCCCTCACCATGTGGAAGTCCGTCGTCGTGTCTCCACCTGGTCCCTCCGTGTCAACCCCAGCAGCATCAACCTCCACCCTATCGAGGCAGGCGCACCTTCTGTTTGACCACGCGCGGGAGGATACCGCGACAAGATGACGGCCGTGGAGGCTCTACGGCAGCATCGTGGACGGGAACCTAACACGGAGGTAGCAGAAATCGAACAAGGATCGAACCGGAGGATGGTGATCGAATGATCGATAAGGTccggagagggcggcggagcaGGGGCGAAGGCAGGCCAACTGACGAAGACAGTCCCGGTTAACTGGGCTCGGCCCTGGCTGCTGCACAGCCACCGCGGCAGATCTGGCGCCGGCAAGCCCGCGCCCTTGAGGCCTTGAGTAGTTGAGTCTTCTTGAGTCTCTCGACTCTTCCGAGGACGCCGAGTTGATGAGTCTTCAccaaatatcttttttttttcttttggagaaAACAACTTATATGTCCAAATATGATATAATCATTGAACTATCATATAGTGTAATGTACGGAATTTCAGCTCAACTCGtta is a genomic window of Oryza glaberrima chromosome 7, OglaRS2, whole genome shotgun sequence containing:
- the LOC127780260 gene encoding putative disease resistance RPP13-like protein 1; amino-acid sequence: MVGPELTVGGWFAGAVISNLVAKVRSAMEHHAALRAAAGDMLYGVEAALPRIRILVEATERRAISRASFAAWLQQFKDAVAEAEDLLDDLETRRIRAALRARGKVGSATSLALRFLRNLVLSDGDLQRLKNVLAKLNRITTDATGFHDILKLADDDVGAMRSVLPVPATPPAVIGRDEEQQQLLKMILRPGAPPYPQDGAESCSGVSVISVVGAAGVGKTTLAQLIYSDPNVKEAFLLRGWVFTSRSCSRTGLEQDIIESFASEQEENLQRKSVSSESSLIDVVRNKKFFLVLDDVQHNLHSQWDSLRSTLARGANGSVVLLVCQSKEVANSLGATAQVPMGYLPSPVLWRVFEHHAFGNQKRASLESIGKKVLQNLHGLPLLAEAIGRLLRQRLDKAHWQKISSSPWWLFSEDEDNVALPSVAIMCEHLCDHLRKCLCYCSIFPSGYLFEKNMLIHMWIASFMQQHDGIGMKEMEKEWFDELFRRSFFQPTIWKNRYIMPDMIRKPLCSIVGKECHAASELGEQKRRLQDYRHLAISFPDFNVHLDLRKDNKLRTILLFDGRKTIKPHEAFANILSHLSGLRVLDFSYSEAKLEKVPDFIYKFTHLRFLDLSFTGMTVLPDSLCKLHLLQVLGLRGCRFKELPRAINELVNLRFLYAEAHTVSLIYKIGKLTNLQGLDEFLVGRMDGHKITELKNLNEISGQLCIGNLDKVASTDVVSDAELFKKRHLKKLVFRWGLTACKPLAEADGFMRTLAGLKPNTNLEELKIQCYMGVGFPSWMAVKLAQALEFKLSLHNSSHFSPIHHCVLNYQLIFFA